The genomic segment CGTGAGCCTGGGGATCATGGCCGCCGTGGTCGTGGTGGCCTACACCATGTACACCCTGACGCCCTCGGTGGCCGCGCACTTCGGCACGGACAAGATCTACCTCTCGGTGATCCTGGTGGTGCTCGGGATTCTGCGCTATCTCCAGCTGACCTTCGTGTACAAGGATTCCGGCTCGCCCACGCGCATCGTGCTCAAGGACCGCTTCCTCCAGGCGGTGATCCTCTGCTGGGGCGCGTTCTTCGTGGCGGTGGTGGTCTGGCGCAACACGGTCCGGTGAGGAACCCATGAAGTATTTTCTGCTGGCGGCCACGGTGCTGCTCATCAGCTTCGGCCAGATTCTGCTCAAGCTGGGGGCCGAGGGCCTCAAGGGCGGCGCGGGCTGCGTCCTGAACCTCTTCGGCCTGAACCTGACCTGGCACCTGCTGGTGGGCGTGTTCGTCTACGGCGCGGCCACGATCACCT from the Desulfovibrio aminophilus DSM 12254 genome contains:
- a CDS encoding EamA family transporter, coding for MKYFLLAATVLLISFGQILLKLGAEGLKGGAGCVLNLFGLNLTWHLLVGVFVYGAATITWILTLKEMPLSIAYPAVSLSYVLVALLSIGMLGERVNLTYGLGLVCIMVGVSLIAFR